A single window of Archangium gephyra DNA harbors:
- a CDS encoding SDR family NAD(P)-dependent oxidoreductase, with protein sequence MDTPKVAVVVGVGPGLGASLARRFAREGYAVGLVARNESSLRPVREALEKEGGRAGSYPADATDAASLKSAFGRLRAELGAPEVCIYNAGAYAVAGVLELTPEQFESAWRIGCLGGFLTAREVVPGMLERKRGTLLFTGATASLRGAARFAAFAVGKFGLRALAQSLARELGPQGIHVAHVVIDGMIGTGPGSATRLSPDAIAETYWQLHRQEPPAWTQELDLRPAAEKF encoded by the coding sequence ATGGACACACCGAAGGTGGCCGTGGTGGTGGGAGTGGGCCCGGGACTCGGCGCCTCGCTGGCGCGCCGCTTCGCGCGGGAGGGCTACGCCGTGGGGCTGGTGGCCCGGAACGAGTCGAGCCTGCGTCCGGTGCGCGAGGCGTTGGAGAAGGAAGGAGGACGCGCGGGCAGCTACCCCGCGGATGCGACGGACGCGGCGTCGCTGAAGTCCGCCTTCGGCCGGCTGCGCGCGGAGCTGGGCGCCCCGGAGGTGTGCATCTACAACGCGGGGGCGTACGCGGTGGCGGGCGTGCTGGAGCTGACACCGGAGCAGTTCGAGTCCGCGTGGAGGATCGGCTGCCTGGGCGGCTTCCTCACGGCGCGCGAGGTGGTGCCGGGGATGCTGGAGCGGAAACGGGGGACGCTGCTGTTCACGGGGGCCACGGCGTCGCTGCGGGGCGCGGCGAGGTTCGCGGCGTTCGCGGTGGGCAAGTTCGGCCTGAGGGCGCTGGCGCAGTCCCTGGCGCGCGAGCTGGGGCCCCAAGGCATCCACGTGGCCCACGTGGTCATCGACGGGATGATCGGCACGGGGCCGGGCTCGGCGACGAGGCTGTCGCCGGACGCCATCGCGGAGACGTACTGGCAGCTGCACCGCCAGGAGCCACCGGCGTGGACGCAGGAGCTGGACCTGCGCCCCGCGGCGGAGAAGTTCTAG
- a CDS encoding c-type cytochrome, translated as MGTTLNRKHPSLPLARTASLSMALLALSACSERQEKPPSSPGAASVFKDSPAPASPSQPPAPAPTPTAQQQEGSEPPAGDARSPEQLFSSLGCTACHAPGRAYATVLANSRDKAPEVVAMWILDPQKVKPGTLMPSFTGRISTAEALALAQWIKAGNPR; from the coding sequence ATGGGAACGACCTTGAACCGCAAGCACCCCTCCCTCCCGCTGGCGCGCACCGCGTCCCTGTCGATGGCCCTCCTCGCCCTCTCCGCCTGCTCCGAGCGGCAGGAGAAGCCCCCTTCGAGCCCTGGCGCGGCCTCCGTCTTCAAGGACTCCCCCGCTCCAGCGTCTCCCTCGCAGCCGCCGGCCCCGGCTCCCACGCCCACGGCGCAGCAGCAGGAGGGCAGCGAGCCTCCCGCGGGCGATGCGCGCTCGCCGGAGCAGCTCTTCTCCTCCCTCGGCTGCACGGCCTGCCATGCACCGGGCCGGGCCTACGCCACCGTCCTCGCCAACTCCCGCGACAAGGCACCGGAGGTCGTCGCCATGTGGATCCTCGACCCCCAGAAGGTCAAACCCGGGACGCTGATGCCCAGCTTCACCGGCCGCATCTCCACCGCGGAGGCGCTCGCGCTCGCCCAGTGGATCAAGGCCGGCAATCCCAGATGA
- the bioA gene encoding adenosylmethionine--8-amino-7-oxononanoate transaminase, whose product MERADLVALDKQYVWHPYTAMDEYIANTDPLVVVRAEGPYLHDADGTRYLDANGSWWVSTLGHRHPRLVRALTEQAGTFPHTSLAGVTHEPAARLAQELIALAPGAGREDVPAGERLSRVFYSDNGSTAVEVAIKMAAQYWAQNGRPRRTRFITLSGAFHGETIGSTSVGGVQLFRDIFGPLLFDVVHVPSPAEPEGWERAFARVEAALREHPDEIAAVILEPVIQGAAGMQVYAPGFVRAVREATRAVDTFLIADEVFTGLGRTGARFACDLAGVVPDLLCLAKALSGGLMPFAATLATERVFAGFGGGRERALYYGHSYCGNPLGAAVAREVLAVYRDEDVLGQVVRKAPKVKAAFERMAATIPGVKQPRAIGMVGAVDLGGGGYLARGGWRVYEAARRRGLYLRPLGDTVYVAPALNIPDAALDELLAGVEASLREVAAGRA is encoded by the coding sequence ATGGAGCGCGCGGACCTCGTCGCGTTGGACAAGCAGTACGTGTGGCACCCGTACACCGCGATGGACGAGTACATCGCGAACACGGACCCGTTGGTGGTGGTGCGCGCCGAGGGGCCGTACCTCCATGACGCGGACGGCACGCGCTACCTGGACGCGAACGGCTCGTGGTGGGTGTCCACGCTGGGGCACCGGCACCCGAGGCTGGTGCGCGCGCTCACCGAGCAGGCCGGTACCTTCCCGCACACCTCGCTCGCGGGCGTGACGCACGAGCCGGCGGCGCGGCTGGCGCAGGAGCTGATCGCGCTGGCGCCGGGGGCCGGGCGTGAGGACGTACCGGCAGGGGAGCGGCTCTCGCGCGTCTTCTACTCGGACAACGGGAGCACGGCGGTGGAGGTGGCCATCAAGATGGCGGCGCAGTACTGGGCGCAGAACGGCCGGCCCCGGCGCACGCGCTTCATCACGCTCTCGGGCGCCTTCCACGGCGAGACGATCGGCTCGACGAGCGTGGGCGGGGTGCAGCTGTTCCGCGACATCTTCGGACCGTTGCTCTTCGACGTGGTGCACGTGCCGTCCCCCGCGGAGCCGGAGGGCTGGGAGCGCGCCTTCGCCCGGGTGGAGGCCGCGCTGCGCGAGCACCCGGACGAGATCGCCGCCGTCATCCTCGAGCCCGTCATCCAGGGCGCGGCGGGCATGCAGGTGTACGCGCCCGGGTTCGTCCGGGCGGTGCGCGAGGCCACGCGGGCGGTGGACACCTTCCTCATCGCCGACGAGGTCTTCACCGGCCTGGGGCGCACGGGGGCGCGCTTCGCGTGCGACCTGGCGGGCGTGGTGCCGGACCTGCTGTGCCTGGCGAAGGCGCTGTCCGGAGGGCTGATGCCCTTCGCGGCGACGCTGGCCACCGAGCGGGTGTTCGCGGGCTTCGGCGGAGGGCGCGAGCGGGCGCTGTATTACGGGCACTCGTACTGCGGCAACCCGCTGGGCGCGGCGGTGGCGCGCGAGGTGCTCGCGGTGTACCGGGACGAGGACGTGCTGGGGCAGGTGGTGCGCAAGGCGCCCAAGGTGAAGGCCGCCTTCGAGCGGATGGCGGCGACGATTCCCGGAGTGAAGCAGCCGCGAGCCATCGGCATGGTGGGGGCGGTGGACCTGGGCGGTGGCGGCTACCTGGCGCGGGGAGGCTGGCGCGTGTACGAGGCCGCCCGGCGCCGCGGGCTGTACCTGCGCCCCCTGGGAGACACGGTATACGTGGCCCCCGCGCTCAACATCCCGGACGCCGCCCTGGACGAGCTGCTCGCCGGCGTGGAGGCCAGCCTCCGCGAGGTGGCGGCCGGCCGGGCCTGA
- a CDS encoding M20/M25/M40 family metallo-hydrolase has protein sequence MRTTKFGAVALMLVCATPAFAEAPAKEKEVWISIGTDALDTARASFKGQEPELETVAREKDGVAVLRVRESQLEKLSKVMHDKLNRCAGFITHDTEEQALAAVEKSSSAQAVASLVSYTLDNGTAVNSLMSAVAEANIRGTISTLSTSWTTRRYNLQSGIDAATWLKSRWTTLAGSRTDITVANFVHPTTTSPQPSVILTIRGTTLPNEVVVLGAHLDSINGSGSSYAAPGADDDASGVAALTEVIRVAVAKGYRPARTVKFMAYAAEEIGLRGSGAIAANHKSTGVNVVGVLQLDMINYRGSSYDIVMVSDYTNAAQNTFIRNLITRYLPGVTATSTTCGYGCSDHASWHNQGYAASIPFEALMGQDNPYIHTTSDTLAQTAGTATNSVKFTKLAAAYMAELAKGTTSIALQAEDAEASR, from the coding sequence ATGAGGACGACGAAGTTCGGTGCGGTTGCGTTGATGTTGGTGTGTGCCACGCCCGCGTTCGCGGAGGCCCCCGCGAAGGAGAAGGAGGTGTGGATCTCCATCGGTACGGACGCGCTGGACACGGCGCGCGCCTCGTTCAAGGGGCAGGAGCCGGAGCTGGAGACGGTGGCGCGCGAGAAGGACGGGGTGGCGGTGCTGCGCGTGCGCGAGTCGCAGCTGGAGAAGCTGTCCAAGGTGATGCACGACAAGCTCAACCGGTGCGCGGGCTTCATCACCCATGACACCGAGGAGCAGGCGCTGGCGGCGGTGGAGAAGAGCAGCTCGGCGCAGGCGGTGGCGTCGCTCGTCAGCTACACGCTCGACAACGGCACGGCGGTCAACTCGCTGATGTCGGCCGTGGCGGAGGCCAACATCCGCGGCACCATCTCCACGCTGTCGACGAGCTGGACGACGCGCCGCTACAACCTGCAGTCGGGCATCGACGCGGCCACGTGGCTCAAGAGCCGGTGGACGACGCTGGCCGGCAGCCGCACGGACATCACGGTGGCCAACTTCGTGCACCCGACCACCACCTCGCCGCAGCCCTCCGTCATCCTCACCATCCGGGGCACCACGCTGCCCAACGAGGTGGTGGTGCTCGGCGCGCACCTGGACTCCATCAACGGCAGCGGCTCGTCCTACGCGGCGCCCGGTGCGGACGATGACGCCTCGGGCGTGGCCGCGCTCACCGAGGTCATCCGCGTGGCGGTGGCCAAGGGCTACCGGCCGGCGCGCACGGTGAAGTTCATGGCCTACGCCGCCGAGGAGATTGGCCTCCGGGGCTCGGGGGCGATCGCCGCCAACCACAAGAGCACCGGCGTCAACGTGGTGGGCGTGCTGCAGCTGGACATGATCAACTACCGCGGCTCCAGCTACGACATCGTCATGGTGTCCGACTACACCAACGCGGCGCAGAACACCTTCATCCGCAACCTCATCACCAGGTACCTGCCGGGCGTGACGGCGACGAGCACGACGTGCGGCTACGGCTGCTCGGACCACGCCTCGTGGCACAACCAGGGCTACGCGGCCTCCATCCCCTTCGAGGCGCTGATGGGCCAGGACAACCCGTACATCCACACCACGAGCGACACGCTCGCGCAGACGGCTGGCACGGCGACCAACTCGGTGAAGTTCACCAAGCTCGCCGCCGCCTACATGGCCGAGCTGGCCAAGGGCACCACGTCCATCGCCCTGCAGGCGGAGGACGCCGAGGCCAGCCGGTAG
- a CDS encoding DUF1338 domain-containing protein gives MSSDATRLLDLLWERYAAEVPYARTFAQLSGGSFRNDHIALRSLARPGGGIALFSRVFERFGWKAAGEYTFPDTHLSAIYMSHPEGLPRVFISELLADRLSPEAQRLLAALPVDPPAPGSIEALAGWFSAPPPPEESALLTLEKESQYGAWLLAFGRKVNHFTGSVDDVEVWQRRMREAGVPMKADIEGAPGTALRQTATSAAPVTIRLADGRTRTWPYAYFEIAQRSHGFDGFLGPQARALFDMTKRS, from the coding sequence ATGAGCTCTGACGCCACCCGACTCCTGGACCTGCTGTGGGAGCGCTACGCCGCGGAGGTGCCCTACGCGCGCACCTTCGCCCAACTCTCCGGCGGCAGCTTCCGCAATGATCACATCGCGCTGCGCTCCCTCGCCCGGCCCGGCGGGGGCATCGCGCTCTTCTCCCGTGTTTTCGAGCGCTTCGGTTGGAAGGCCGCCGGCGAGTACACCTTCCCCGATACCCACCTCTCCGCCATCTACATGTCCCATCCGGAGGGGCTGCCCCGCGTCTTCATCTCCGAGCTCCTCGCCGATCGGCTCTCGCCCGAGGCCCAGCGTCTCCTCGCCGCGCTCCCGGTGGATCCTCCCGCCCCCGGCTCCATCGAGGCGCTCGCCGGCTGGTTCTCCGCGCCGCCCCCGCCCGAGGAGTCCGCGCTGCTCACCCTGGAGAAGGAGTCCCAGTACGGCGCGTGGTTGCTCGCCTTCGGCCGCAAGGTGAACCACTTCACCGGCTCCGTGGATGACGTGGAGGTGTGGCAGCGCCGCATGCGCGAGGCCGGCGTCCCCATGAAGGCGGACATCGAGGGCGCGCCCGGCACCGCCCTGCGCCAGACGGCCACCAGCGCCGCCCCCGTCACCATCCGGCTCGCCGACGGGCGCACGCGCACCTGGCCCTATGCCTACTTCGAGATCGCCCAGCGCTCGCACGGCTTCGACGGCTTCCTCGGCCCCCAGGCCCGCGCCCTCTTCGACATGACGAAGCGCTCCTAG
- a CDS encoding GlsB/YeaQ/YmgE family stress response membrane protein — translation MYNLCGWIIMGLIAGLIARALMPGRQSMGFIGTTLLGIAGSFMGGFLASIIAGHGWRGPQSTGYIGSILGAIVLLWLSRMLSGR, via the coding sequence ATGTACAATCTGTGTGGGTGGATCATCATGGGACTGATCGCGGGCCTCATCGCTCGCGCCCTCATGCCCGGCCGCCAGTCCATGGGCTTCATCGGGACCACCCTGCTCGGCATCGCCGGCTCGTTCATGGGCGGCTTCCTCGCCTCGATCATCGCGGGGCACGGCTGGCGCGGGCCGCAGTCCACCGGCTACATCGGCTCCATCCTCGGAGCCATCGTGCTCCTCTGGCTGAGCCGGATGCTGTCCGGACGTTAG
- a CDS encoding alpha/beta hydrolase-fold protein, which yields MGTVTMALVAWLMMGTPETGTPPTPADSPGTFVAKTLTVRGETYMYSVYLPPGYRREREWPVILALHGAGSRGTDGQRPRMQSLAEAARMHPERYPAVLVLPQCPPDKDWSGEVADFALEALELTVKEFGGDRKRVYLAGQSMGARGVVQLAARYPERFAAVVAVAGRYPDRSMVGKLKGLPLWMWHGDADAVVPVTESRSLVELLKSSGNHSVRYTELSGLGHDIPDTVYLDQAVSTWLLAQKRGK from the coding sequence ATGGGTACGGTGACGATGGCGCTGGTGGCGTGGCTGATGATGGGGACCCCTGAGACGGGCACGCCTCCAACTCCAGCCGACTCTCCTGGCACGTTCGTGGCGAAGACGCTCACCGTCCGAGGCGAGACGTACATGTACTCGGTGTACCTGCCACCGGGTTACCGCCGGGAGCGGGAGTGGCCGGTCATTCTCGCGCTGCATGGAGCGGGCTCGCGGGGAACGGACGGGCAGCGGCCGAGGATGCAGAGCCTGGCGGAGGCGGCGCGGATGCACCCGGAGCGCTACCCGGCCGTGCTGGTGCTGCCGCAGTGTCCGCCCGACAAGGACTGGAGCGGGGAGGTGGCGGACTTCGCGCTCGAGGCGCTGGAGCTCACCGTCAAGGAGTTCGGGGGAGATCGCAAGCGGGTGTACCTCGCGGGCCAGTCGATGGGAGCGCGGGGGGTGGTGCAGCTGGCCGCGCGCTACCCGGAGCGCTTCGCGGCGGTGGTGGCCGTGGCCGGGCGCTACCCGGATCGCTCGATGGTGGGCAAGCTCAAGGGCCTGCCGCTGTGGATGTGGCACGGGGACGCGGACGCCGTGGTGCCCGTCACCGAGAGCCGCTCCCTCGTGGAGCTGCTGAAGTCCTCGGGCAACCACTCCGTGCGCTACACGGAGCTGTCCGGCCTGGGCCACGACATCCCCGACACCGTGTACCTGGACCAGGCCGTGAGCACCTGGCTGCTGGCGCAGAAGCGCGGGAAGTAG
- a CDS encoding DUF3565 domain-containing protein has translation MKQPITGFHLDEENHWVADLACGHRQHMRHDPPWMERPWILTEEGRRSRLGIELECKRCDEAALAVAQAVREALLSAAREAYEDGGLSGLCAEGRWELAQDAMRAVDLTPAIQRALGPKRQEG, from the coding sequence ATGAAGCAGCCCATCACCGGCTTCCACCTCGACGAGGAGAACCACTGGGTGGCCGACCTCGCGTGTGGCCACCGGCAGCACATGCGCCATGACCCGCCGTGGATGGAGCGCCCGTGGATCCTCACCGAAGAGGGCCGGCGCAGCCGTCTGGGCATCGAGCTGGAGTGCAAACGCTGCGACGAGGCGGCCCTCGCCGTGGCCCAGGCGGTCCGTGAAGCCCTGCTGTCGGCGGCCCGGGAGGCCTACGAGGACGGCGGCCTGAGCGGCCTCTGCGCCGAGGGCCGCTGGGAGCTCGCCCAGGATGCGATGCGCGCGGTGGACCTCACGCCCGCCATCCAGCGCGCACTCGGCCCCAAGCGCCAGGAGGGTTGA